One segment of Bacteroides caecimuris DNA contains the following:
- a CDS encoding glutamine synthetase III — translation MSKMRFYALQELSNRKPLEVTAPSNKLSDYYGSHVFDRKKMQEYLPKEAYKAVTDAIEKGTPISREIADLIANGMKSWAKSLNVTHYTHWFQPLTDGTAEKHDGFIEFGEDGGVIERFSGKLLIQQEPDASSFPNGGIRNTFEARGYTAWDVSSPAFVVDTTLCIPTIFISYTGEALDYKTPLLKALAAVDKAATEVCQLFDKNITRVYTNLGWEQEYFLVDSSLYNARPDLCLTGRTLMGHSSAKDQQLEDHYFGSIPPRVTAFMKELEIECHKLGIPAKTRHNEVAPNQFELAPIFENCNLANDHNQLVMDLMKRIARKHHFNVLLHEKPYSGVNGSGKHNNWSLCTDTGINLFAPGKNPKGNMLFLTFLVNVLMMVYKNQDLLRASIMSASNSYRLGANEAPPAILSCFLGSQLSSTLDEIVRQVGNEKMTPEAKTTLKLGIGRIPEILLDTTDRNRTSPFAFTGNRFEFRAAGSSSNCAASMIAINAAMANQLNEFRASVEKLMEEGVGKDEAIFRLLKETIIASEPIRFEGDGYSEQWKQEAARRGLTNICHVPEALMHYVDNQSKAVLIGERIFNETELNSRLEVELEKYTMKVQIEGRVLGDLAINHIVPTAVAYQNRLLENLRGLKEIFPADEYEVLSADRKELIREISHRVTSIKVLVREMTEARKVANHLENYKERAFAYEEKVRPYLDQIRDHIDHLEMEVDDEIWPLPKYRELLFTK, via the coding sequence ATGTCAAAAATGCGTTTTTATGCCTTACAAGAGCTTTCCAACCGGAAACCTCTGGAAGTAACTGCTCCTTCCAACAAACTCTCTGATTATTATGGTAGCCACGTGTTCGACCGCAAGAAGATGCAAGAGTATCTTCCTAAAGAAGCCTACAAAGCTGTAACCGATGCTATCGAAAAAGGGACACCTATCAGCCGCGAAATAGCAGACTTGATTGCTAACGGCATGAAAAGTTGGGCCAAGTCGCTCAACGTCACTCACTACACACACTGGTTCCAGCCTCTGACAGACGGAACAGCCGAGAAACATGACGGTTTTATCGAATTCGGCGAAGACGGCGGAGTAATCGAACGCTTCTCCGGAAAACTGCTGATCCAGCAAGAGCCGGATGCCTCTTCTTTCCCTAACGGCGGTATCCGCAACACGTTCGAAGCACGAGGATATACAGCCTGGGATGTTTCTTCACCGGCATTCGTAGTAGATACTACTCTTTGTATCCCCACTATCTTCATTTCTTACACGGGTGAAGCGCTGGATTACAAAACTCCCTTATTGAAAGCACTTGCCGCTGTAGATAAAGCAGCAACGGAAGTCTGCCAACTATTCGACAAGAACATCACCCGCGTATATACCAATTTAGGATGGGAACAGGAATATTTTCTAGTCGACTCTTCCTTATATAATGCACGCCCCGACCTCTGCCTGACAGGACGGACACTGATGGGACACTCTTCTGCCAAAGACCAACAATTGGAAGACCACTATTTCGGCTCCATCCCTCCACGTGTCACCGCATTTATGAAAGAACTCGAAATTGAGTGTCACAAACTGGGGATTCCCGCCAAAACCCGTCATAACGAAGTAGCCCCCAACCAATTTGAGTTGGCCCCTATCTTCGAAAACTGCAACCTGGCGAACGACCACAACCAGCTTGTCATGGATTTGATGAAACGTATCGCAAGGAAACATCACTTCAATGTACTCCTGCACGAGAAACCATACAGCGGAGTAAACGGTTCGGGCAAGCACAACAACTGGTCGCTCTGCACCGACACCGGCATCAACCTGTTCGCGCCCGGAAAGAATCCGAAAGGAAATATGCTATTCCTTACTTTCCTGGTAAACGTCTTAATGATGGTTTATAAAAACCAGGATTTACTGCGTGCCTCCATCATGAGCGCCAGCAACAGCTACCGTTTGGGAGCCAACGAAGCTCCTCCCGCCATTCTTTCTTGTTTCCTGGGCTCACAACTCTCGTCCACTCTCGACGAAATTGTCCGCCAGGTAGGTAACGAGAAAATGACACCGGAAGCAAAAACCACCCTGAAGTTAGGTATCGGACGTATCCCCGAAATCCTGCTGGATACTACCGACCGTAACCGCACCTCTCCTTTCGCATTCACCGGAAACCGTTTCGAATTCCGTGCCGCCGGTTCTTCTTCCAACTGTGCCGCTTCTATGATTGCAATCAATGCTGCCATGGCAAACCAGTTGAACGAATTCCGCGCATCGGTAGAAAAGCTGATGGAAGAAGGAGTAGGCAAAGACGAAGCCATCTTCCGCTTGCTGAAAGAAACGATTATCGCCTCCGAACCGATTCGCTTTGAAGGCGACGGTTATTCTGAACAGTGGAAACAGGAAGCCGCACGCCGCGGACTGACTAACATCTGCCACGTACCGGAAGCCCTGATGCACTACGTTGACAACCAATCCAAAGCTGTACTTATCGGTGAACGTATCTTCAACGAGACAGAGTTGAACAGCCGCCTGGAAGTGGAACTGGAAAAGTATACCATGAAGGTGCAAATCGAAGGCCGTGTATTGGGCGACCTCGCCATTAACCACATCGTGCCGACTGCCGTTGCCTATCAGAACCGGTTGCTCGAAAATCTTCGCGGACTGAAAGAAATATTCCCGGCTGACGAATACGAAGTATTGAGTGCCGACCGCAAAGAACTGATTCGTGAGATTTCACACCGGGTGACTTCCATCAAAGTACTGGTTCGCGAGATGACCGAAGCACGAAAAGTTGCCAACCATCTGGAGAACTATAAGGAAAGAGCATTTGCATACGAAGAAAAAGTACGTCCATACCTCGATCAAATCCGCGACCACATCGATCATCTGGAGATGGAAGTGGACGACGAAATATGGCCGTTACCCAAATACAGGGAACTGTTATTTACCAAATAA
- a CDS encoding DUF5686 family protein: MNPYTRQEISVDSIIERVMTFAPLYETIVSDYRANLYIKGRMDIQKKNFILRYVPSMFRLQKGVREYLLETYSDLHYTAPNIYDQKVKASQGTVRGNRGLPGLLEYFNVNIYSSSLLNDERLLSPLAKNGQKYYKYRIDSVMGDPNNLNYRVRFIPRTKSDQLVGGYMVVSSNVWSVREIRFSGRSELITFTCRIKMGDVGKKNEFLPVRYDVEALFKFLGNEVDGNYTASLDYKSIELKEIKVRKKEKRKYNLSESFSLQCDTNAYKTDASTFAILRPIPLNENEKKLYSDYALRRDTATIQKPSKSQTFWGTIGDLMMEDYKFNLSNIGSVRFSPFINPLLFSYSGSNGLSYRQDFRYNRLFRGDKVLRIVPKLGYNFTRKEFYWSLNADFEYWPQKRGFFRLNVGNGNRIYSSKVLDELKAMPDSIFDFNLIHLDYFKDLYFNLRHTVEVVNGLDVGLGFSAHRRTAVEPSRFVITGDYPMPPPEFMDKFKNTYISFAPRIRVEWTPGLYYYMNGKRKINLRSIYPTFSVDYERGIKGVFKSTGEYERIEFDLQHQIRMGLMRNIYYRFGFGAFTNQDELYFVDFANFSRHNLPVGWNDEIGGVFQVLDSRWYNSSRRYVRGHFTYEAPFLILRHLMKYTRYVQNERIYVSALCMPHLQPYMEVGYGIGTHVFDVGVFVSSENWRFGKIGCKFTFELFNR, from the coding sequence ATGAATCCTTATACTCGTCAGGAGATCTCCGTCGATTCCATCATTGAGCGTGTGATGACTTTTGCGCCTTTGTATGAAACAATAGTCAGTGACTATCGCGCGAACCTATATATAAAAGGTAGGATGGATATTCAGAAAAAGAATTTTATTCTCCGTTATGTGCCTTCTATGTTTCGTTTGCAAAAAGGAGTTCGCGAATATCTGCTTGAAACATACAGTGACCTCCATTATACGGCTCCCAATATTTATGACCAGAAAGTGAAAGCCTCCCAAGGAACAGTGAGGGGGAACAGGGGATTACCGGGTTTGCTCGAATACTTTAACGTAAATATCTACTCTTCTTCTTTGCTGAACGATGAACGCTTGTTGTCGCCGCTGGCTAAAAACGGACAGAAATATTATAAATACCGGATAGACAGCGTGATGGGAGATCCTAATAATCTGAATTATCGGGTCCGCTTTATTCCCCGTACCAAGAGCGATCAGTTGGTAGGTGGATATATGGTAGTTAGCAGCAATGTCTGGAGTGTGCGTGAGATTCGTTTTTCCGGAAGGTCGGAATTGATAACGTTTACCTGCCGGATAAAAATGGGAGATGTCGGCAAGAAAAACGAATTCTTGCCGGTACGTTATGACGTAGAGGCTCTTTTTAAATTTCTCGGAAATGAGGTGGATGGTAATTATACCGCGTCTTTAGACTATAAATCCATCGAGTTGAAAGAAATAAAGGTGCGTAAGAAAGAAAAGAGGAAATATAATCTTTCGGAATCTTTCTCCTTGCAGTGCGATACGAATGCCTATAAGACGGATGCCTCTACCTTTGCTATCTTGCGCCCGATTCCTTTGAATGAGAATGAGAAGAAACTATATTCCGACTATGCGCTTAGACGTGACACGGCTACCATACAAAAGCCATCCAAGAGTCAGACCTTTTGGGGAACAATCGGTGATTTGATGATGGAAGATTATAAATTCAATTTGTCTAATATCGGAAGCGTACGGTTCTCTCCCTTTATAAACCCGCTTTTATTCAGTTATAGCGGAAGTAACGGTTTGTCTTATCGGCAGGATTTCCGCTATAACCGTCTTTTCAGAGGGGATAAAGTGCTTCGTATTGTACCTAAGCTCGGATATAACTTTACACGTAAGGAGTTCTATTGGTCGTTGAATGCCGACTTTGAATACTGGCCGCAGAAACGGGGATTCTTCCGGTTGAATGTGGGGAATGGTAACCGCATTTATAGTAGTAAGGTGCTGGATGAACTGAAAGCTATGCCGGACAGCATCTTTGATTTCAATTTAATTCACCTTGATTATTTCAAGGACTTGTATTTTAATCTCCGCCATACAGTTGAGGTGGTTAACGGACTGGATGTCGGGCTGGGTTTCTCTGCCCATAGAAGAACCGCCGTAGAGCCTTCCCGTTTTGTGATAACCGGTGATTATCCGATGCCGCCTCCGGAATTTATGGATAAATTCAAGAACACTTATATCAGTTTCGCCCCCCGTATCCGAGTGGAATGGACGCCGGGACTCTATTATTATATGAATGGAAAGCGAAAGATTAACCTGCGTTCCATCTATCCAACCTTCTCGGTCGATTATGAACGGGGAATAAAAGGAGTATTTAAAAGTACGGGCGAATATGAAAGAATAGAGTTTGACCTTCAGCATCAAATCCGGATGGGATTGATGCGTAATATTTATTATCGTTTCGGATTCGGAGCATTCACTAACCAGGATGAGTTGTATTTTGTGGACTTTGCCAATTTCTCCCGTCATAATCTTCCCGTAGGCTGGAATGATGAAATTGGCGGAGTATTTCAGGTGCTTGACTCACGTTGGTATAACTCCTCCCGCCGTTATGTGCGGGGGCATTTCACCTACGAAGCTCCGTTCCTTATTCTCCGGCATCTGATGAAGTATACCCGTTATGTGCAAAATGAGCGTATATATGTCAGTGCGCTTTGTATGCCGCATCTTCAGCCTTATATGGAAGTCGGATATGGCATCGGTACGCATGTTTTCGATGTGGGAGTCTTTGTGAGCAGTGAGAACTGGAGGTTCGGAAAGATAGGGTGTAAGTTTACGTTTGAGTTGTTCAACCGATAG
- a CDS encoding reverse transcriptase family protein: MDGILITILIVTGFLIYKMISSSRKQEGYKRWKATDGRKEEKITKVKWEHGAWLRHAWEAIIPRAQYDQKYDESAVVWCANLLEMEAGQLKEILQNVSAHYREFWMRKRKGGYRMISAPNEKLQSIQTIINFRILLPVTMIHPAAVGFRSGHSVVDNANPHLGKRYVLKMDIHDFFFSIRSLRVKKVFEKIGYPENVSKVLGALCCLHRHLPQGAPTSPSLSNIVSYEMDRKLAALAAEYGLTYTRYADDLTFSGDVFPKEQIIPRIKQIIRDEKFEPNHKKTRFINEYGKKIITGVSISSGVKLTIPKARKREIRKNVYFILTKGLAEHQRRIGSSDPVYLKRLIGELYYWRSIEPDNNYVSDSIAALKRLEKGC, from the coding sequence ATGGACGGAATTCTAATAACAATACTTATTGTCACTGGTTTTCTGATTTACAAGATGATTTCCTCAAGCAGAAAACAAGAGGGGTATAAAAGATGGAAAGCGACAGACGGTCGTAAGGAAGAAAAGATTACTAAAGTAAAATGGGAGCATGGAGCCTGGCTTAGGCATGCTTGGGAAGCAATAATTCCAAGAGCACAGTATGATCAAAAGTATGATGAATCGGCTGTTGTCTGGTGTGCCAATCTGTTGGAAATGGAAGCGGGACAACTGAAGGAAATACTACAAAATGTTTCTGCGCATTACCGGGAGTTTTGGATGAGGAAAAGAAAAGGAGGGTATCGTATGATCTCTGCTCCTAACGAAAAATTACAGTCTATTCAAACTATTATTAATTTTCGTATATTATTACCTGTAACAATGATTCATCCGGCAGCGGTAGGTTTCCGGAGCGGTCATTCCGTAGTCGACAATGCCAATCCTCATTTAGGAAAGCGGTATGTGTTGAAAATGGATATCCATGATTTTTTCTTTTCTATACGGAGCCTGAGGGTGAAAAAGGTATTTGAGAAAATCGGCTATCCGGAAAATGTATCTAAAGTATTGGGGGCGTTATGTTGTTTGCACAGACACTTGCCGCAGGGAGCACCTACAAGTCCGTCGTTAAGTAATATCGTTAGTTATGAGATGGACAGAAAGTTGGCGGCATTGGCAGCGGAATACGGATTGACTTATACCCGGTATGCTGACGACCTGACTTTCTCTGGAGATGTATTTCCCAAAGAGCAGATTATTCCCCGTATTAAACAGATCATTCGTGATGAGAAATTCGAACCGAATCATAAAAAGACCCGTTTCATCAATGAGTATGGCAAAAAGATTATCACAGGCGTGTCCATTTCTTCCGGTGTAAAACTGACGATTCCCAAAGCCAGGAAGAGGGAAATCCGTAAGAATGTCTATTTCATCCTGACGAAAGGTTTGGCAGAACATCAGCGGCGGATTGGTTCAAGTGATCCTGTTTATCTGAAACGGCTGATTGGAGAGCTGTATTATTGGCGGTCAATAGAACCGGATAATAACTATGTATCCGATTCTATTGCTGCTCTGAAACGTTTGGAGAAAGGGTGTTAA